In Felis catus isolate Fca126 chromosome E1, F.catus_Fca126_mat1.0, whole genome shotgun sequence, the following proteins share a genomic window:
- the LOC109494283 gene encoding collagen alpha-1(I) chain-like isoform X2, producing MWAGQAHPGSPGRIRFPRGPQQDVWEARPLAPHGADRRARRSTPPSAGPEAQGELGHEEAPRCSEQARVLAAPNGRRAAFPPTWWRMKRLGPERSPGREASALKPLFPGGLPRRLRGGGLSDWPVRTPGDGHGGSGEANSSVRTGQGREDTARGWGRGRSRQRKPPDTHGRARTHTGLGSARVVPRGPRGTLPRAEPWGSPGTTGQPPWAPRGPPRHGGCAPGLGGRAGEEPRGLAPGPRRAPGPPGPPGRLPPRFPAPPRPPLTYLPRSSAHRRPRTGRPQAARRHDGCSACLFKSGSLSPRSAQAQRSGPKLSGS from the exons ATGTGGGCAGGGCAGGCCCATCCGGGGAGCCCAGGCCGAATTAGGTTTCCACGCGGTCCTCAGCAGGATGTTTGGGAGGCGCGCCCCCTCGCTCCGCACGGAGCCGACCGGAGAGCGCGGCGCAGCACCCCACCCTCCGCGGGGCCCGAGGCCCAGGGCGAGCTGGGCCACGAGGAGGCACCACGCTGCTCGGAGCAAGCCCGTGTGCTCGCAGCCCCCAACGGCCGCCGCGCAGCGTTTCCTCCAACGTGGTGGAGAATGAAACGGCTGGGGCCCGAACGCAGCCCGGGCCGGGAAGCGAGCGCGCTGAAGCCGCTCTTCCCGGGGGGCCTTCCCCGACGCCTTCGCGGGGGTGGGCTGAGCGACTGGCCGGTGCGAACGCCCGGGGACGGCCACGGAGGAAGCGGGGAAGCGAATTCCTCGGTTCGGACCGGCCAGGGGCGCGAGGACACGGCccggggctggggaaggggacgCAGCCGGCAGAGAAAGCCTCCCGACACGCACGGACGGGCACGGACGCACACCGGCCTTGGCTCGGCCAGGGTGGTTCCGCGGGGGCCCCGGGGGACCCTCCCGCGCGCGGAACCGTGGGGGTCCCCGGGAACGACGGGCCAACCCCCGTGGGCTCCCCGGGGGCCGCCACGTCACGGAGGGTGTGCCCCGGGGctcggcgggcgggcgggggaggaGCCGAGGGGGCTGGCTCCCGGGCCGCGCCGAGCCCCGGGCCCCCCGGGCCCCCCGGGCCGCCTCCCTCCCCGCTTCCCGGCCCCGCCGCGCCCGCCGCTCACCTACCTTCCCCGCTCCAGCGCACACCGCAGGCCTCGCACCGGGCGCCCACAGGCCGCGCGCCGCCACGACGGTTGTAGCGCCTGTCTCTTTAAATCCGGGTCCTTGAGCCCGCGCAGTGCGCAAGCGCAGAGGTCCGGGCCCAAG CTATCAGGCTCTTGA
- the LOC109494283 gene encoding collagen alpha-1(I) chain-like isoform X1: MWAGQAHPGSPGRIRFPRGPQQDVWEARPLAPHGADRRARRSTPPSAGPEAQGELGHEEAPRCSEQARVLAAPNGRRAAFPPTWWRMKRLGPERSPGREASALKPLFPGGLPRRLRGGGLSDWPVRTPGDGHGGSGEANSSVRTGQGREDTARGWGRGRSRQRKPPDTHGRARTHTGLGSARVVPRGPRGTLPRAEPWGSPGTTGQPPWAPRGPPRHGGCAPGLGGRAGEEPRGLAPGPRRAPGPPGPPGRLPPRFPAPPRPPLTYLPRSSAHRRPRTGRPQAARRHDGCSACLFKSGSLSPRSAQAQRSGPKALCCWLLSLLAIRLLKHGQSKSRRAVSVKYTQISKMCCQTRKDCKISHQLSI; this comes from the exons ATGTGGGCAGGGCAGGCCCATCCGGGGAGCCCAGGCCGAATTAGGTTTCCACGCGGTCCTCAGCAGGATGTTTGGGAGGCGCGCCCCCTCGCTCCGCACGGAGCCGACCGGAGAGCGCGGCGCAGCACCCCACCCTCCGCGGGGCCCGAGGCCCAGGGCGAGCTGGGCCACGAGGAGGCACCACGCTGCTCGGAGCAAGCCCGTGTGCTCGCAGCCCCCAACGGCCGCCGCGCAGCGTTTCCTCCAACGTGGTGGAGAATGAAACGGCTGGGGCCCGAACGCAGCCCGGGCCGGGAAGCGAGCGCGCTGAAGCCGCTCTTCCCGGGGGGCCTTCCCCGACGCCTTCGCGGGGGTGGGCTGAGCGACTGGCCGGTGCGAACGCCCGGGGACGGCCACGGAGGAAGCGGGGAAGCGAATTCCTCGGTTCGGACCGGCCAGGGGCGCGAGGACACGGCccggggctggggaaggggacgCAGCCGGCAGAGAAAGCCTCCCGACACGCACGGACGGGCACGGACGCACACCGGCCTTGGCTCGGCCAGGGTGGTTCCGCGGGGGCCCCGGGGGACCCTCCCGCGCGCGGAACCGTGGGGGTCCCCGGGAACGACGGGCCAACCCCCGTGGGCTCCCCGGGGGCCGCCACGTCACGGAGGGTGTGCCCCGGGGctcggcgggcgggcgggggaggaGCCGAGGGGGCTGGCTCCCGGGCCGCGCCGAGCCCCGGGCCCCCCGGGCCCCCCGGGCCGCCTCCCTCCCCGCTTCCCGGCCCCGCCGCGCCCGCCGCTCACCTACCTTCCCCGCTCCAGCGCACACCGCAGGCCTCGCACCGGGCGCCCACAGGCCGCGCGCCGCCACGACGGTTGTAGCGCCTGTCTCTTTAAATCCGGGTCCTTGAGCCCGCGCAGTGCGCAAGCGCAGAGGTCCGGGCCCAAG gccctgtgctgttgGCTGCTGTCATTGCTAGCTATCAGGCTCTTGAAGCATGGCCAGTCCAAATCGAGACGTGCTGTAAGCGTAAAATACACACAGATTTCAAAGATGTGTTGCCAAACAAGAAAGGACTGCAAGATATCTCATCAATTATCTATTTGA
- the ZNF830 gene encoding zinc finger protein 830 — protein MASSASARTPAGKRVVNQDELRRLMKEKQRLSTNRKRIESPFAKYNRLGQLSCALCNTPVKSELLWQTHVLGKQHREKVAELKGAKEATQGPSASSVPQSAKRKVSEADGQDAKRPKASPLPQVQPSTSALSTNFDKAGKESTRATLIKVSGLGLLPDYEDEEEEEEEEEEGEGKRGDAGKQPPDAQGKEHSLSSSREATSSMLPSGFSDTNPPKAPLIPHSGSIEKAEIHEKVVERRENTAEALPEGFFDDPEIDARVRKVDAPKDQMDKEWDEFQKAMRQVNTISEAIVAEEDEEGRLDRQIGEIDEQIECYRRVEKLRNRQDEIKNKLKEVLTIKELQKKEEENVDSDDEGELQDLLSQDWRVKGALL, from the coding sequence GTCCTCCGCCTCCGCTCGCACTCCGGCGGGGAAGCGAGTGGTGAATCAGGACGAACTGCGGCGCTTGATGAAGGAGAAGCAGCGTCTGAGCACCAACCGGAAACGGATAGAATCTCCATTTGCGAAGTACAACCGTTTGGGGCAGCTGAGCTGTGCCCTGTGCAACACCCCGGTGAAGAGCGAGCTCCTGTGGCAGACTCACGTCCTGGGAAAGCAGCACCGGGAGAAAGTGGCCGAGCTGAAAGGCGCGAAGGAAGCCACCCAGGGTCCGTCCGCCAGCTCAGTGCCTCAGTCAGCCAAGAGGAAGGTGTCGGAGGCGGACGGTCAAGATGCCAAAAGACCCAAggcctccccactgccccaggTACAGCCCTCCACATCCGCTTTGTCCAccaactttgacaaagcagggaaggagtCCACTAGAGCGACCCTCATTAAGGTTTCAGGACTCGGTTTACTCCCTGATTatgaagatgaggaagaagaggaggaggaggaggaggagggagaagggaaaaggggagaCGCCGGCAAGCAGCCGCCCGATGCACAGGGCAAGGAACACTCGCTTTCCTCCTCGAGGGAGGCAACAAGTAGTATGCTGCCAAGCGGCTTCTCGGATACAAATCCTCCCAAGGCCCCTTTAATTCCTCATTCAGGGTCCATTGAGAAagcagaaatacatgaaaaagtagtggaaaggagagaaaacacagcGGAAGCATTACCGGAAGGCTTTTTTGATGACCCTGAAATAGACGCTAGGGTTCGAAAGGTTGATGCCCCAAAGGATCAGATGGACAAAGAGTGGGACGAATTTCAAAAGGCCATGAGACAGGTCAATACCATTTCCGAAGCCATAGTTGCTGAAGAGGATGAGGAGGGACGGTTGGACCGGCAAATTGGGGAGATCGATGAGCAGATAGAATGTTACCGTCGGGTGGAAAAGCTTCGGAATCgccaggatgaaattaaaaataagcttaaagaaGTTCTAACTATAAAAGAACtgcagaaaaaggaagaggagaatgtTGACAGCGATGATGAGGGAGAACTACAAGATTTGTTGTCTCAGGATTGGAGGGTAAAAGGGGCTTTATTATAG